The following are encoded in a window of Mustela nigripes isolate SB6536 chromosome 3, MUSNIG.SB6536, whole genome shotgun sequence genomic DNA:
- the RRS1 gene encoding ribosome biogenesis regulatory protein homolog, whose amino-acid sequence MSLGGAMEGQSVEELLAKAERDEAEKLQRITVHKELELEFDLGNLLASDRNPPTGLRRAGATPEAELQALARDNTQLLINQLWQLPTERVEEALVARLPEPTTRLPREKPVPRPRPLTRWQQFARLKGIRPKKKTNLVWDEVSGQWRRRWGYQRARDDTKEWLIEVPGGADPLEDQFAKRIQAKKERVAKNELNRLRNLARAHKMQVPSSAGMHPTGHQSKEELGRAMQVAKVSTASVGRFQERLPKEKNPRGSGKKRKFQPLFGDFAAEKKSQLELLRVMNSKKPQLDVTRATNKQMREEDQEEAAKRRKMSQKSKRKGGRQGPGGKRKGAPPSQGGKRNRALGGRMNSGPPPLGSKRKGGQHHGGKRRK is encoded by the coding sequence ATGAGCCTAGGAGGAGCCATGGAGGGCCAGAGCGTGGAGGAACTGCTGGCAAAGGCGGAGCGGGACGAGGCAGAGAAGTTGCAGCGCATCACAGTGCAcaaggagctggagctggagttCGACCTGGGTAACCTGCTGGCATCAGACCGGAACCCCCCGACGGGACTGCGGCGCGCGGGAGCAACGCCGGAGGCTGAGCTGCAGGCCCTGGCGCGGGACAACACGCAGCTGCTCATCAACCAGTTATGGCAGCTGCCCACGGAGCGCGTGGAGGAGGCGCTGGTGGCGCGGCTGCCGGAGCCTACCACTCGCCTGCCGCGCGAGAAACCGGTGCCCCGGCCGCGGCCGCTTACACGCTGGCAGCAGTTCGCGCGCCTCAAGGGCATCCGTCCCAAGAAGAAGACCAATCTGGTGTGGGACGAGGTGAGTGGCCAGTGGCGACGCCGCTGGGGCTATCAGCGCGCCCGTGATGACACCAAGGAATGGTTGATCGAGGTACCCGGGGGTGCCGACCCGCTAGAGGACCAGTTCGCCAAGCGGATCCAGGCTAAGAAGGAACGGGTGGCCAAGAACGAGTTGAACCGCCTGCGTAACCTGGCTCGCGCGCACAAGATGCAGGTACCTAGCTCGGCTGGCATGCACCCTACGGGACACCAGAGTAAGGAGGAATTAGGCCGCGCCATGCAGGTAGCCAAGGTGTCCACCGCCTCTGTGGGGCGTTTCCAGGAGCGCTTGCCCAAAGAGAAGAACCCCCGGGGCTCGGGCAAGAAGAGGAAGTTTCAGCCCCTTTTCGGGGACTTTGCAGCCGAGAAGAAGAGCCAGTTGGAGCTGCTTAGGGTGATGAACAGCAAAAAGCCTCAGCTGGACGTGACAAGGGCCACCAATAAACAGATGAGGGAGGAGGATCAGGAGGAGGCtgccaagagaaggaaaatgagccAGAAGAGCAAGAGAAAGGGGGGCCGGCAGGGTCCTGGGGGCAAAAGGAAAGGTGCCCCGCCCagccagggagggaagaggaaccGGGCCTTGGGAGGCAGAATGAATTCTGGGCCGCCTCCCTTGGGCAGCAAGAGGAAAGGAGGACAACACCacggaggaaagagaaggaaataa